The nucleotide sequence GACACTGTCTTTGGATATCATAACAACTCCCTTGGAACAATCAGATTTGGGATTTGAGAAATTTGATATAGTTTGTGCCTTTGAAGTCATCGAACATACGATAGATCCCATTATATTTTTAGATAATTTAAAGAAGTATTTAAAGCCTAGCGGAGAATTAGTAATTGTTACTGATAATTTTGAAAGCAAGGTTGTCAAAGAGCTAGGCGCTGGCTGGCCTAAGTGGATACCGCATACCCATATTAGTCATTTTTCTCCTCAGACGCTTAGCTACGCGCTGGAAAAGTCGGGATTCAGTATTGTAAAAAAAGCTTCTTTCACCCCTTGGGAGCATAGTTTTCGTAATTCATTGTATAAGTTATTTTCTATACACAAAACGCCGGAAGAAGCTTACAATCTAGAGTCTGCCTTGAAAAATGAAACAGAAGGGGACTATAAGTTTTACAAGATCAGAAAGTTACTTAGCCCTTATCTTTCATTGAAAAATCTGAAAGGTAATTTAAATGAGGCGATGATGTTTACAGTATCACAAAAGAAATGATATCAATATTGGTATTGACTTTGAACGAGGAGCAAGACCTTCCTGGTTGCTTAGACTCAGTAAAATGGTGCGATGACGTTCATTTACTTGATTCATATAGTACCGACAACACCATAAAAATTGGAAAAGAATATGGAGCAATAGTTACGCAGCGGAAATTCGATAACTGGTCATCTCATCAGAACTGGGGCTTAGCTAATACTCATTTTAAATATCCTTGGGTACTTTATATTGATGCAGATGAGCGGGTTTCTGATGGTTTAAAGAATTCTGTTTTGTCTTTTGATTTTTCGAATAGTGATGTGGTAGCCTTTGAAATTCAGCGCCGGGATTTTGCTTGGAATGGACGGTGGTTAAAGTATGCTCAAATGTCACCCTACTACCTTCGGCTTTTTAAACCTGAAAAAATGCGTTACGAGCGTCTGGTCAATCCGGTTTCTATTCCAGACGGACCTGTAGGTAGGATGGGAGGATATTTGGATCATTACCCCTTTAGCAAAGGATTTAGATATTGGATCCAAAGGCACTTAGGCTATGCTGACATGGAAGCTGCTATACGTTTAATGGATATGGAAAAGGAAACAAGATTTTCTCTTCACAAGGCTTTGTTTAGTAAGGATTTTTCCGAAAAACGATTTCATCAAAAAGGATTGTTTTATAAGTTGCCATTCCGACCATTAATTAAATGGCTTTATATGGTTTTCGGCCGATTCGCATTTTTGGATGGGAGAGCAGGGATGACTTATGCCACCTTACAAGCAATCTATGAGTACTTCATAGTACTAAAGACTAAAGAATTGCTCAAAGTTAAGAAATGAAAGCAGTAAATCAATTGATTATTAAAGTCTTGACTGATGCTTTACTTACTGATTAAAAAGTAGGGTAGATAGTAACCTTTTAGTGAAAACTCTCTGCTACCTTACTCTATTCATTGAAGAATCTTATACTATATAAGAACGTGTTTGGGAATTAAGAAGTGCTGGGAACAGTGTCATCTTTGTATCGACTAAAATGCAAAGACATGACCAGTATGAGCCGTAAAGGCAACTGCTGGGACAATGCAGTAGCTGAGAGCTTACGCTTCGGCGATCCGATTCAAAACATTTAAAAGTGAATTAGTGAACCATGTTGACTTTCCGTCGCGGGCCGCAGCCCGGTTGGCCACCTTCGAGTATATTGAGGGATGGCGGCCGCCGCTGCGGTACAATCGCCGGCGGAAACATTCAAGCTTGAATTACCGAACTCCTGCTCAACAGGAATCCTGTTTTTACAACTCTCAGATGCCTGCTCAAAAAAATATCCAGTAAACTGTTGCAAGTCCTAAATGCTTTTGTACCAGTACACCGCATGAATCTTCTATCTTTGCGACTATCAACGTTAGTAAGCTCACCCCAGCATGCGAATTCTCCTTTACGGCATTAACTACGCCCCCGAGCTCACGGGCATAGGCAAGTACAGCGGGCAAATGGGCGCCTGGCTAGCCGGGCGCGGCCACGAGGTATCGGTCATTACCGCTAAGCCCTACTATCCGCAGTGGCGTATCCACAAAAATTACCGTGCCTGGGGCTGGCGCAGGGAGGAGCGGGAGGGCGTCAAAGTCTATCGTTGTCCGCTTTACGTCCCGGCGCAGGCCAGCTCTTTTAAAAGAATTCTGCACGAATTTTCTTTCCTGGCAAGCAGCCTGCCAATTTGGCTGGGAATGTTGTTTCAAAAAAAATACGATGTCATCGTCTGCATTTCGCCGCCCTTTCATCTAGGCGTGCTGCCTTGGCTTTACGGCAAGCTGCGGGGCGTTCCGTTTGTCATCCACGTGCAGGATTTACAGGTAGATGCGGCTAAAAAATTGGGAATGATCCGCAACGCGGGCTTCCTGCGTCTGATGTTTGGCCTGGAGCGGGGGTTGCTTCAGGGCAGCGCGGCGGTCACTACCATTAGCGAAGGAATGCGGCGGCGGATCGCCGCCAAGGGCATTCCGAGGGAGAAACTAATTCTTTTCCTCAACTGGGTCAACTCTCATCTTATTTATCCTTTGCCCCGAGAGAAATCTCTGCGGGAAGGATTTGGTTTAAAACCCCAGGATCAGGTGCTGCTTTACGCCGGGAACCTGGGTGAGAAGCAAGGACTGGAACTCATAATAGAAGTAGCCAAACAGTTTGCGACCCAGCGTGTTGCGGAAAAAGTTCTGGCCGAAGAGAGTTTTTCCATTCAGGGTGAGATCGTCTTCGTCATCGTAGGTACGGGTGGGGAACGGAAAAGGTTGGAAGCCCTGGCGCGGGAAGCTCAACTGACCAATGTCCGTTTCTTTCCTTTGCAGCCCTACGAAAAAATGTCGGCCCTGCTGGCCGTGGCGGATGTGCACTTGATCATTCAAAAACAATCCGCCTCGGACCTCGTCATGCCCAGCAAACTCACAGGCATCCTGGCCGCCGGGGGCTGCGCATTGGTCACCGCCCAGCCCGGCACCTCGCTCTACGAGGTAGTAGCGCGGCATCGGTTGGGGCTGCTGGTTGAGCCAGAGTCGGTGGAGGCCCTGGTCGCGGGCATCGGAGAAGCCCTCACGACGGACCTGACGCCCTACCGCCAAAACGCCCGCGCCTTCGCCGAGCGGCATTTGAATAAGGAGTCCGTTTTGGCTGGTTTCGAGGAGGTGTTGAAGCTGCTAGTGCGGGGAAAGCAGTCACTTAGTAAAGAACATAATTTAACTATAAGAGAATAGTTGTACAAGAATAGTCGTATATAATGAAGCTGCTTAAAGTTTTATAAAGTTGATAATCAATGCTATTGGGTTTCAGTCTATTATCTCAATTTCTTAAAATATTTCTAGATTCCAAATTTTTTTTGATAACGAGTGATCTGGATAACTGACTAGCTGTGAGATATTTAAGCCAAAACAAAATAACTATAAACAACTTTATTGTTGTCTTCCAGATGATAACTCAAGTTGAATCTGTATTTGAACCAACCCAGTCGTTCAATAAATGGGAATACGCACCTGTTGCTGTTAGTTCACTTCTTGTCTAAAAATCAATAGTTTTGCGGCTATCAAATTAATGTGTAAGTAGATGCTTGAAAATTCTCCTCTAAAAATTGCCGTGATTGGTCTAGGGTATGTGGGTCTTCCGTTAGCTCTGGAGTTGAGTAACCGATACTTTGTGCTAGGATTCGACATAAACGAAGCGCGTGTCAAAGAACTTCGTAACAGTTTTGACCGGACACAGGAAATTGCACCCGGCCAGTTAAAAGCGGCAGACACGCTGCAATTCAGCTGGGAAACGGATGATTTAAATAATTGTAATGTTTTTATTGTCACCGTCCCTACACCCATAGACGTTTACAAGAAACCTGACCTCACACCGCTGTTGGCTGCCAGCCGCACGGTGGGTGCCGCGTTAAAAAAGGGCGATGTCGTTATTTACGAATCAACGGTTTATCCAGGCTGCACTGAGGAGGATTGCGTTCCGGTTTTAGAAAAAACAAGCGGCCTGACTTTTAACAAAGACTTTTTCTGCGGCTACTCACCCGAGCGCATCAATCCAGGCGATAAGGTAAATACTTTAACCAAAATAAAGAAGGTCACCTCAGGCAGTACACCCGAAATAGCTGAATTCGTGGATAGACTGTACCGCTCTATAATCAAAGCAGGAACTCACCTAGCCCCCAGCATCCGGGTAGCCGAGGCGTCGAAGGCCATTGAGAACGCCCAGCGCGACGTCAACATTTCATTTGTGAACGAACTTGCCCTGATTTTCGACCGCATGAATATCGACACCATCGAGGTATTGGAAGCTGCCGCCACCAAGTGGAACTTTCTGCCATACAAGCCCGGACTGGTGGGAGGCCACTGCATCGGCGTTGATCCATATTACTTGGCCTATAAAGCCGAGTCACTAGGATACTACCCACAGGTAATCCTGTCGGGCCGTCGCGTCAACGACCATATGGGCGTATTTGTGGCTAACAAGTTGGTGAAGCTTTTGATCAAAAAGGGTCATAAAATCGAGGGCAGTCGAGTGCTGATTTTGGGCATTACCTTTAAAGAAAACTGTCCCGACATCCGCAACACCCGCGTAGTGGATGTAGTGCGCGAGTTGACCGATTTCGGAATGCGGGTTGACGTTCACGACCCTTGGGCTGTGGCGGAGGAGGTGGCCGAGGAGTATGGAACCAAGTTAGCTCCAATCAGAGGTAAGTATGAGGCGGTCGTGCTAGCTGTAGCGCACAAGGAATTTAAGTCATTTGACTTCAAACAATTTACCACTCCCAACTCCGTTCTCTTCGACTTGAAGTCCACCCTTCCTAAAAACATGGTGGACGCACGACTATGAGAAGAGCGACTCGGGTTTTTATGAAATGCTTTACTCCAAAATGCTTTGAACCCCCATCACTCTGAGGAGGTAATCACCGCCCTTCCATTTGGGGGTGTTGCCGTGGCTGTACGGCAAACTACGGGGCGTTCCGTTCGTCACCCACGTGCAGGATTTACAGGTGGATGCGGCTAAAAAATTGGGGATGATCCGCAACGCAGGCTTCCTGCGGCTGATGTTTGGCCTGGAGCGGGGGTTGCTGCAGGGCAGTGCGGTGGTCACTACCATTAGCGAAGGGATGCAGTGGAGACTACTGGCCAAGGGGATTGCCCCGGGGAAGTGTGGCTGTTACCTAACTGGGTGGATCCGGAACGCATCTATCCCCTACCCGTGTCGGCTTCCTTGCGACCAGAGTTGGGCTTGAAGCCCACGAACCGAGTCATTTTGTACGCCGGCAATCTGGGAGAGAAGCAGGGTCTGGAGATCCTGTTGGAGGTGGCGGAGCGATTTCACTCCCGGCCGGAAGTGGTATTTGTGCTGGTGGGAGCAGGCGGCGGGCGGGAAAAGTTGGAAGCAAAGGTGCAGGCGGCTGAGCTGACCAATGTCCGGTTCTTTCCCCTACAGCCCAACGAAAAACTAGCGGCCCTGCTGGCATCGGCGGATGTACACCTGGTGCTGCAAAAAAAATCGGCCTCGGATCTGGTAATGCCCAGTAAATTGACGGGCATCATGGCGGCGGGCGGTTGTGCCATCGTAACGGCCCTGCCCGGCACGTCGCTGTACGAGCTGGTGGAAAGGTATCAGACGGGCATCCTGGCAGAACCGGAGTCGGCGGAGGCCCTGTGGGCGGGAATCAATCGGGCCCTGACGTCCGATTTAGCACCCTACCGGGCTAATGCCCTGGCCTACGCCAAACGCTATTTGCAAAAAGAGGCGATACTGACTACCTTCGAACAGCAATTACTGGCGCTCACTCCACCGGCTGTCTAACCTGGATGGGCTATCGCGAAGCAGATAAGGTCATACAAATTGAATACTTTTTTTCATCCCTTCCAATAGTACCATTGATCTAAGGATTAATTAAAAAGTAACCAATCAGTTTATTATTTTTTACCCCGGAGGTATTGTTTTTATAAAAAAAAGCCCTATGTTCGTACAATCATTTACTGTACATACTCTAAATTCTCTTTGAAGATAGGCTTTAAAGCCCTCCTAGCCTACAAATACCAGTCTTAGATGGTATCGCGAGAAAATTTTCATTCAGTCACATAATATCTTTCATATTTTCCCGACATGGATAAAATCCATGCGCATAGGCAAAGCTTTGTCAGGTAGTAAGCATTTAAATAGTACAATATTGTGCGCTATCGAAACCATGAACAATTAATCGACTGGTTTTGACTACCACTCTTTTCATATAAATAGCATTCGGATGGATTATTTAAATTAGTATTGCCTGGTAGCCGGGGTTATTCGCAACCTACTGAGTACCCTATAAGTAGCATTCGTTGACGATCGCAAATTTTGTAGAGTCGATTCTAGTAGT is from Salmonirosea aquatica and encodes:
- a CDS encoding nucleotide sugar dehydrogenase, with translation MLENSPLKIAVIGLGYVGLPLALELSNRYFVLGFDINEARVKELRNSFDRTQEIAPGQLKAADTLQFSWETDDLNNCNVFIVTVPTPIDVYKKPDLTPLLAASRTVGAALKKGDVVIYESTVYPGCTEEDCVPVLEKTSGLTFNKDFFCGYSPERINPGDKVNTLTKIKKVTSGSTPEIAEFVDRLYRSIIKAGTHLAPSIRVAEASKAIENAQRDVNISFVNELALIFDRMNIDTIEVLEAAATKWNFLPYKPGLVGGHCIGVDPYYLAYKAESLGYYPQVILSGRRVNDHMGVFVANKLVKLLIKKGHKIEGSRVLILGITFKENCPDIRNTRVVDVVRELTDFGMRVDVHDPWAVAEEVAEEYGTKLAPIRGKYEAVVLAVAHKEFKSFDFKQFTTPNSVLFDLKSTLPKNMVDARL
- a CDS encoding glycosyltransferase family 2 protein, whose protein sequence is MISILVLTLNEEQDLPGCLDSVKWCDDVHLLDSYSTDNTIKIGKEYGAIVTQRKFDNWSSHQNWGLANTHFKYPWVLYIDADERVSDGLKNSVLSFDFSNSDVVAFEIQRRDFAWNGRWLKYAQMSPYYLRLFKPEKMRYERLVNPVSIPDGPVGRMGGYLDHYPFSKGFRYWIQRHLGYADMEAAIRLMDMEKETRFSLHKALFSKDFSEKRFHQKGLFYKLPFRPLIKWLYMVFGRFAFLDGRAGMTYATLQAIYEYFIVLKTKELLKVKK
- a CDS encoding methyltransferase domain-containing protein; the protein is MKGNFELIDREKCPLCGSKDFKVYLNFDKISILKCRNCSFIYSGATLSDDSLKEYYRSSFGGDRQKKGQIVNSIVNFKILDKILDLKAGMSILDVGTGYGFLLLLFKEKKGLDVTGMEFSLDEAIYAKETLSLDIITTPLEQSDLGFEKFDIVCAFEVIEHTIDPIIFLDNLKKYLKPSGELVIVTDNFESKVVKELGAGWPKWIPHTHISHFSPQTLSYALEKSGFSIVKKASFTPWEHSFRNSLYKLFSIHKTPEEAYNLESALKNETEGDYKFYKIRKLLSPYLSLKNLKGNLNEAMMFTVSQKK
- a CDS encoding WcaI family glycosyltransferase gives rise to the protein MRILLYGINYAPELTGIGKYSGQMGAWLAGRGHEVSVITAKPYYPQWRIHKNYRAWGWRREEREGVKVYRCPLYVPAQASSFKRILHEFSFLASSLPIWLGMLFQKKYDVIVCISPPFHLGVLPWLYGKLRGVPFVIHVQDLQVDAAKKLGMIRNAGFLRLMFGLERGLLQGSAAVTTISEGMRRRIAAKGIPREKLILFLNWVNSHLIYPLPREKSLREGFGLKPQDQVLLYAGNLGEKQGLELIIEVAKQFATQRVAEKVLAEESFSIQGEIVFVIVGTGGERKRLEALAREAQLTNVRFFPLQPYEKMSALLAVADVHLIIQKQSASDLVMPSKLTGILAAGGCALVTAQPGTSLYEVVARHRLGLLVEPESVEALVAGIGEALTTDLTPYRQNARAFAERHLNKESVLAGFEEVLKLLVRGKQSLSKEHNLTIRE
- a CDS encoding glycosyltransferase yields the protein MDPERIYPLPVSASLRPELGLKPTNRVILYAGNLGEKQGLEILLEVAERFHSRPEVVFVLVGAGGGREKLEAKVQAAELTNVRFFPLQPNEKLAALLASADVHLVLQKKSASDLVMPSKLTGIMAAGGCAIVTALPGTSLYELVERYQTGILAEPESAEALWAGINRALTSDLAPYRANALAYAKRYLQKEAILTTFEQQLLALTPPAV